One genomic segment of Bacteroidota bacterium includes these proteins:
- a CDS encoding fibronectin type III domain-containing protein, whose amino-acid sequence MAKVKLELSTLTNEEIIAFAETIIAGMTGNANFTTPNPSIVDLTAAKTAAQSKLNNANNRRQQSENATIQANNAIADLKIILTQEGSYVDNVANGDPDIITSANMPIRDERSPKPTPAKVSDVSLTQGDDEGEVDIHWHPQLKVVVSYSIRYTYGDINTPSWQNAPESPTKSKYTLTGLTKGQQVWIEVAGNNAQGKGGWSDPAVIYVP is encoded by the coding sequence ATGGCTAAAGTAAAATTAGAGTTAAGTACTCTTACCAATGAGGAGATAATTGCTTTTGCAGAAACTATTATCGCTGGGATGACAGGCAATGCAAATTTCACTACTCCAAATCCCTCCATTGTTGATCTGACCGCTGCTAAAACAGCAGCGCAATCAAAATTGAATAATGCAAACAATAGAAGGCAGCAAAGTGAAAATGCCACAATTCAGGCAAATAATGCCATTGCCGACCTTAAAATTATATTGACACAGGAAGGCAGCTATGTGGACAATGTAGCTAACGGTGATCCCGATATAATTACAAGTGCGAATATGCCTATAAGGGACGAACGTAGTCCAAAACCAACACCGGCAAAAGTGTCGGATGTAAGCCTTACACAAGGCGACGATGAAGGCGAAGTGGATATACATTGGCATCCGCAACTTAAGGTGGTAGTGTCTTACAGTATTCGTTATACTTACGGAGACATAAATACACCAAGTTGGCAAAATGCACCGGAAAGTCCCACAAAAAGTAAGTACACTTTAACAGGACTTACCAAAGGCCAACAAGTGTGGATAGAAGTGGCAGGTAACAATGCACAAGGCAAAGGCGGCTGGAGCGATCCGGCTGTTATTTATGTGCCTTAA